In one Neobacillus sp. WH10 genomic region, the following are encoded:
- the ytvI gene encoding sporulation integral membrane protein YtvI has translation MNPKYINRTIRFLIVIGVVVLALYSFYFLSSVTYPFLIGLIIAFMINPLVNFLEKKAKMPRVLAVFVALIIIFALFAGLVTLLVAEIVSGAAYLATVVPQHLDTLIDYIQDYFTAQIIPLYNQLTSVFNKLDAGQKDTIIANIQNFGTNIGTTAGTFFKNLFGSIPNVLSWFPNTATVLVFSLLATFFISKDWYRLSAMGAKLLPEKAKSSGRSVFIDLKKALFGFIKAQATLISITTVIILIGLLILRVDYAITIALATGIVDIIPYLGTGAVFVPWIIYSAISGDPGLAIGLGVLYIIVIVQRQVMEPKILSSSIGLDPLATLIALFIGFKLIGFLGLIVGPVSLVIITTLYRANVFHDVWSFIKGKEA, from the coding sequence TTGAATCCAAAGTACATAAACCGGACAATACGATTCTTAATTGTCATTGGGGTAGTTGTTTTGGCTCTCTACTCATTTTACTTTTTATCCTCAGTAACATATCCATTTTTAATTGGGCTTATAATTGCCTTTATGATTAATCCGCTTGTTAACTTTCTTGAAAAAAAGGCAAAAATGCCACGAGTACTAGCTGTTTTCGTTGCATTAATTATAATATTTGCTTTATTTGCAGGGTTAGTTACTCTTTTAGTCGCGGAGATTGTCTCAGGGGCAGCCTATTTGGCTACAGTTGTTCCGCAACACCTTGATACACTAATTGATTATATTCAGGATTATTTTACTGCTCAAATCATTCCGCTTTACAATCAATTAACAAGTGTTTTTAATAAACTTGATGCTGGTCAGAAGGATACAATCATTGCGAACATTCAAAATTTTGGGACGAATATTGGAACAACGGCTGGAACATTTTTTAAAAATCTGTTTGGAAGTATACCAAATGTCTTATCTTGGTTTCCAAATACAGCAACAGTCCTCGTTTTCTCGTTATTGGCTACCTTCTTTATTAGTAAGGATTGGTATCGTTTGTCAGCAATGGGTGCAAAACTATTACCTGAGAAGGCAAAATCAAGTGGCAGATCCGTTTTTATTGACTTAAAAAAAGCATTATTTGGGTTTATTAAAGCTCAAGCAACACTAATTTCAATTACTACTGTAATCATTCTGATTGGTCTTTTGATCTTAAGAGTTGACTATGCGATTACGATTGCTTTAGCAACAGGTATCGTCGATATCATTCCTTATCTTGGTACGGGTGCTGTGTTTGTGCCGTGGATCATTTATTCAGCTATTAGCGGCGATCCAGGCCTTGCCATAGGCCTAGGCGTTCTTTATATTATTGTTATCGTTCAACGGCAAGTTATGGAACCAAAGATTCTATCATCTAGTATAGGTCTTGATCCATTGGCGACACTTATAGCATTATTTATTGGTTTTAAGTTAATAGGCTTTTTAGGATTAATCGTCGGCCCGGTTTCCCTGGTCATAATCACCACCCTCTATCGTGCAAATGTCTTCCATGATGTTTGGTCCTTTATTAAAGGGAAAGAAGCATAA
- the pyk gene encoding pyruvate kinase, producing MLRKTKIVCTIGPASESVEKLTQLINSGMNVARLNFSHGDYEEHGARIRNIREAAEQAGKTIAILLDTKGPEIRTHNMQNGAIELKAGENVTVSMTEVEGTIQKFSVTYPGLIDDVHVGSKILLDDGLIGLEVTEVNKAATEIHTKILNSGTLKNKKGVNVPGVSVNLPGITEKDSNDILFGIEQGIDFIAASFVRRAKDVLEIRQLLEENKATHIHIIPKIENQEGVDNIDEILEISDGLMVARGDLGVEIPAEEVPLVQKQLIKKCNALGKPVITATQMLDSMQRNPRPTRAEASDVANAIFDGTDAIMLSGETAAGLYPVEAVQTMHNIASRAEQALDHKEILSSRSKDTEHNITDAIGQSVAHTALNLEVKSIITPTESGHTARMISKYRPKAAIVAVTANDHVCRRLQLVWGVYPQLGRICTTTDEMLDIAVEESLNSGIVKHGDLVVITAGVPVGEAGTTNLMKIHVVGDIITKGQGIGRRSAFGKVVIAHSAKEALEKVKPGSILVTIGSDREMVPAIEKCAALITQEGGLTSHAAVVGLNLSIPVIVGVDNALELLKEGQEITVDATRGVIYNGHASVL from the coding sequence ATGTTACGAAAAACAAAAATCGTTTGTACGATTGGTCCCGCTAGTGAAAGCGTAGAAAAATTAACTCAATTAATCAATTCTGGTATGAACGTTGCCCGCTTGAATTTTTCACATGGTGATTATGAAGAACATGGTGCCCGGATTCGAAATATTCGTGAAGCTGCAGAGCAAGCCGGAAAAACGATAGCTATCCTGCTAGATACAAAAGGCCCGGAGATTCGTACTCATAACATGCAAAACGGTGCGATTGAGTTAAAAGCCGGCGAAAATGTGACTGTTTCAATGACTGAAGTAGAAGGAACCATACAAAAATTCTCTGTTACATACCCAGGGTTGATTGACGATGTCCATGTGGGCTCAAAAATCCTTTTAGATGATGGTTTAATTGGCCTTGAAGTAACAGAAGTAAATAAAGCTGCAACTGAAATTCATACGAAAATTTTAAACAGCGGTACATTAAAGAATAAAAAAGGAGTAAATGTTCCTGGAGTATCGGTTAACCTGCCGGGCATTACTGAGAAGGATTCGAATGATATTCTTTTTGGAATCGAACAGGGCATTGATTTCATTGCAGCTTCCTTTGTCCGTCGGGCAAAAGATGTGTTAGAAATCCGTCAGCTACTTGAAGAAAATAAAGCTACACATATCCACATTATCCCTAAAATTGAAAACCAAGAAGGCGTAGATAACATTGATGAGATCCTTGAAATCTCTGATGGCCTGATGGTTGCCCGTGGGGACCTTGGCGTGGAAATCCCAGCAGAAGAGGTTCCTCTTGTACAAAAACAGTTAATTAAGAAGTGTAATGCTCTTGGCAAACCTGTAATCACGGCAACACAAATGCTCGATTCGATGCAGCGAAATCCAAGACCTACACGTGCAGAAGCAAGCGACGTCGCCAATGCTATTTTTGATGGAACAGACGCAATTATGCTCTCTGGTGAAACAGCTGCAGGACTTTACCCAGTGGAAGCCGTGCAAACGATGCACAATATTGCTTCAAGAGCTGAACAGGCATTGGATCATAAAGAAATTTTATCAAGCCGGAGCAAAGACACTGAACATAATATTACGGATGCAATTGGACAATCAGTTGCCCATACAGCTTTAAACTTAGAAGTCAAATCAATTATTACTCCAACGGAGAGCGGTCATACAGCAAGAATGATTTCCAAGTATCGTCCGAAAGCAGCGATTGTTGCTGTAACAGCAAATGATCATGTTTGCCGTCGTTTGCAGCTAGTTTGGGGTGTTTACCCTCAGTTGGGGAGAATTTGTACCACTACTGATGAAATGCTCGATATTGCTGTCGAAGAAAGCTTAAATAGCGGTATTGTAAAGCATGGAGATTTGGTTGTCATCACTGCCGGCGTTCCTGTTGGTGAAGCAGGTACAACGAATTTAATGAAGATTCATGTTGTTGGTGATATCATTACGAAGGGGCAAGGAATTGGCCGCAGGTCTGCTTTCGGGAAAGTGGTGATTGCCCATAGTGCGAAAGAGGCTTTAGAAAAAGTAAAGCCAGGTTCTATTCTTGTAACAATCGGTTCAGATCGTGAAATGGTCCCTGCTATTGAAAAATGTGCTGCCCTTATTACGCAAGAAGGTGGATTAACGAGCCATGCAGCTGTTGTTGGCCTAAACTTAAGCATTCCTGTCATTGTTGGTGTAGACAACGCTTTAGAATTGCTTAAAGAGGGTCAAGAAATTACAGTGGATGCAACTAGAGGAGTTATTTATAACGGTCATGCAAGCGTACTATAA
- the pfkA gene encoding 6-phosphofructokinase, translating into MKKIGVLTSGGDSPGMNPAIRAVVRKAIFHNVEVYGVYGGYTGLISGNIKKLELGSVGDIIHRGGTMLHSARCPEFKTKEGQQKGIEQLRKHGIDGLVVIGGDGSYRGAKALTEQGFPCVGVPGTIDNDIPGTEQTIGFDTALNTVIDAIDKIRDTATSHERTFVIEVMGRDAGDIALWAGLAGGAETILIPEENFDMNEVADRLRSGQERGKKHSIIVVAEGVCSGVEFARQLQEATSFDTRVSVLGHIQRGGSPTAADRVLASRLGARAVELLIEGKGGRAVGIEKNQLVDYDIIEALDKKHRLDLDLFKLSKELSI; encoded by the coding sequence ATGAAAAAAATTGGGGTACTTACGAGCGGCGGCGACTCTCCAGGGATGAATCCAGCGATTCGTGCTGTTGTCCGTAAGGCAATTTTTCATAATGTTGAAGTTTATGGTGTTTATGGAGGTTATACAGGATTAATTTCTGGAAATATAAAAAAGCTTGAGCTTGGTTCAGTTGGTGATATTATTCATCGAGGGGGAACGATGCTGCATTCGGCACGCTGCCCGGAATTTAAAACAAAAGAAGGACAGCAAAAAGGTATTGAGCAGCTTAGAAAACATGGAATTGATGGGCTTGTTGTCATTGGCGGTGATGGGTCGTACCGTGGGGCTAAAGCATTAACAGAGCAAGGCTTTCCATGCGTAGGTGTTCCAGGTACGATTGATAATGATATTCCGGGAACGGAACAAACCATTGGTTTTGATACGGCATTAAATACGGTAATCGATGCAATTGATAAAATTCGCGATACTGCAACATCACACGAAAGAACTTTTGTCATTGAAGTAATGGGACGTGATGCAGGTGATATTGCTTTATGGGCAGGACTTGCAGGTGGTGCAGAAACGATTTTAATTCCTGAAGAGAACTTTGACATGAATGAAGTGGCAGACAGGCTGAGAAGCGGTCAAGAACGTGGGAAAAAACATAGTATTATTGTTGTTGCTGAAGGAGTTTGTAGTGGCGTTGAGTTTGCTCGTCAGCTGCAAGAAGCAACTAGCTTTGATACAAGAGTGTCGGTTTTAGGCCACATTCAGCGCGGCGGCTCTCCAACTGCTGCAGACAGAGTCCTTGCCAGCAGGTTAGGAGCAAGGGCAGTAGAGCTTTTAATTGAAGGAAAAGGCGGCCGTGCTGTAGGAATTGAAAAAAATCAGCTAGTTGATTACGACATCATTGAAGCTCTAGATAAAAAACATAGATTAGATCTTGACCTATTTAAGCTATCAAAGGAATTATCAATTTAA
- the accA gene encoding acetyl-CoA carboxylase carboxyl transferase subunit alpha, with protein MVGELEFERPIVELRKKISELKEFTKTADVDLSSEIVKLEARLEKLEQDIYENIKPWDRVQIARLANRPTTLDYISYLFEGFFECHGDRTYADDEAIVGGVAKFKGLPVTVIGHQRGKDTKENIRRNFGMPHPEGYRKALRLMKQADKFNRPIICFIDTKGAYPGKAAEERGQSEAIARNLFEMAGLKVPVICIVIGEGGSGGALALGVGNRIYMLENSTYSVISPEGAAAILWKDASLAKNAAETMRITAPDLKELGVIDDIIPEIKGGAHKDIKKQAEGIEKVLKMSLQQLLKLSEDELIADRYNRFRTIGEYTILKDYIGVN; from the coding sequence ATGGTAGGGGAATTAGAGTTTGAACGCCCGATTGTGGAATTAAGAAAGAAAATCTCTGAATTAAAAGAGTTCACGAAAACAGCTGATGTCGATTTAAGTTCTGAAATTGTAAAATTAGAGGCACGGCTCGAAAAGCTAGAGCAGGATATATATGAAAATATTAAGCCATGGGATCGCGTGCAAATAGCACGTCTTGCGAATAGGCCGACAACACTTGATTATATTTCTTACCTATTTGAAGGCTTCTTCGAATGCCATGGAGACCGTACTTATGCAGATGATGAGGCCATCGTGGGCGGTGTTGCTAAATTTAAAGGACTTCCTGTTACCGTTATCGGTCACCAACGGGGGAAAGATACGAAAGAGAATATTCGCAGAAACTTTGGGATGCCCCATCCTGAAGGCTACCGAAAAGCATTACGCTTGATGAAGCAGGCTGATAAATTTAATCGCCCAATCATTTGTTTTATTGATACGAAAGGTGCTTATCCAGGGAAAGCTGCGGAAGAACGCGGCCAAAGTGAAGCGATTGCCCGTAATCTTTTTGAAATGGCTGGTCTTAAAGTTCCGGTTATTTGTATTGTTATTGGTGAAGGTGGAAGCGGTGGTGCCCTTGCACTTGGCGTCGGCAACCGCATATACATGCTCGAAAACTCAACCTACTCTGTTATTTCTCCTGAAGGAGCGGCAGCTATTTTGTGGAAGGATGCATCCCTTGCCAAAAATGCGGCTGAGACAATGAGGATTACAGCCCCTGACTTAAAAGAACTGGGTGTCATTGATGATATTATTCCTGAAATTAAAGGCGGAGCCCATAAGGATATCAAAAAGCAAGCAGAAGGAATAGAAAAGGTCCTTAAAATGTCTCTTCAGCAGTTACTTAAACTATCAGAAGATGAATTAATAGCTGACCGTTATAATCGATTCAGGACAATAGGAGAATACACCATATTGAAGGATTACATTGGTGTAAATTAA
- the accD gene encoding acetyl-CoA carboxylase, carboxyltransferase subunit beta: protein MEILALWQVCVIQGGFILALKDLFTKNQPKKKKYATIPTETAKSDVPEGIMTKCPSCKKIMYTKELLKNTKVCLHCGFHFQMNAKERIDSFIDEGSFVEINENMVSENPLNFPDYLEKLEKDRQKSKLNEAVVTGMGTVNGQKIVLAIMDASFRMGSMGSVVGEKITLAIEKADELSLPFIIFTASGGARMQEGALSLMQMAKTSVALKRFSNNGGLIISIMTHPTTGGVSASFASLGDYNFAEPGALIAFAGRRVIEQSIREELPEDFQTAEFLLKHGQLDAIISRIDLVEKITNILEIHQPGGEIEW from the coding sequence ATGGAGATTCTTGCCCTTTGGCAAGTCTGTGTTATACAAGGAGGTTTTATTTTGGCTCTTAAAGATCTATTTACAAAAAATCAACCGAAAAAGAAAAAATATGCAACAATTCCAACAGAAACTGCTAAAAGTGACGTACCTGAAGGGATTATGACAAAGTGCCCTTCTTGTAAGAAAATCATGTATACAAAGGAATTATTAAAAAATACGAAGGTCTGTTTACATTGCGGCTTTCATTTCCAAATGAATGCAAAAGAGCGCATTGACAGCTTTATTGATGAGGGTAGTTTTGTAGAAATCAATGAAAACATGGTGTCTGAAAATCCATTGAATTTCCCAGACTATCTTGAAAAGCTAGAAAAAGATCGGCAAAAAAGTAAGTTAAACGAGGCCGTTGTCACTGGAATGGGAACGGTTAATGGTCAAAAGATTGTATTGGCTATTATGGATGCTTCTTTCCGTATGGGGAGTATGGGCTCTGTTGTAGGTGAAAAAATTACCCTTGCGATTGAAAAAGCAGATGAACTTTCACTTCCATTCATCATTTTCACTGCATCAGGTGGTGCTAGAATGCAGGAGGGTGCCTTAAGCTTGATGCAGATGGCCAAAACAAGTGTTGCGTTAAAAAGGTTTAGCAATAATGGCGGGTTAATCATTTCCATTATGACACACCCAACAACGGGCGGTGTATCTGCTAGTTTCGCCTCATTGGGCGATTACAACTTTGCTGAGCCTGGTGCACTAATTGCTTTCGCCGGCCGCAGAGTCATTGAACAATCTATTCGTGAAGAACTGCCGGAAGATTTTCAAACTGCCGAGTTTCTTTTAAAACACGGTCAGTTGGATGCAATTATTTCACGTATCGATTTAGTTGAGAAAATCACGAACATTTTAGAAATTCATCAACCAGGTGGTGAGATCGAATGGTAG
- a CDS encoding GntR family transcriptional regulator — protein sequence MANTKVYLEIVKQLREMITIDGLKTGDKIPSERELSERLNFGRSSVREALRALELLGLIETRRGEGTFIRDFRGHQLVQLLSTFILQDEKAKHDVFETKNYIEMDCLRLALKKVDNRHIATLKEWVIKAENFSDDEFFHRIIEISDNHLFLRMWLILKEYYYSLNNQPVDYQRGDYLVLLEALGEKDAGKTLSAYGKLRNLSDFNDKY from the coding sequence GTGGCGAATACCAAAGTATATTTAGAGATTGTAAAACAGTTACGAGAAATGATAACTATTGATGGACTTAAGACTGGAGATAAGATTCCTTCAGAACGGGAATTATCAGAGCGCCTGAATTTCGGGCGCTCTTCCGTTCGCGAAGCTCTTAGGGCATTGGAATTACTTGGATTAATCGAAACAAGGCGGGGCGAAGGGACATTTATTAGAGATTTTCGCGGCCACCAGCTGGTCCAGCTTCTCAGTACATTCATTTTACAGGATGAAAAAGCAAAACACGATGTATTCGAAACCAAAAACTATATTGAAATGGATTGTCTGCGCTTAGCACTGAAAAAAGTCGATAATCGACATATTGCAACATTAAAGGAATGGGTCATAAAAGCAGAAAACTTTTCAGATGATGAGTTTTTTCATCGGATTATTGAGATTTCAGATAACCACTTATTCTTAAGAATGTGGCTAATTTTAAAGGAATATTATTATTCACTAAATAATCAACCTGTAGACTATCAGCGGGGAGACTATCTTGTTTTGCTAGAAGCTTTGGGAGAAAAGGATGCAGGAAAAACACTTTCTGCATATGGTAAACTTCGAAATTTGTCTGATTTTAACGACAAATACTAA
- a CDS encoding malic enzyme-like NAD(P)-binding protein — translation MTLREEALHMHRINKGKLESKSKVPVRNAKDLSLAYSPGVAEPCKDIYEKPETVYDYTMKGNMVAVVSDGTAVLGLGNIGPEAALPVMEGKAVLFKSFAGVDAFPICLNTTDVDKIVETVKLLEPTFGGVNLEDIAAPNCFVIEERLKKEANIPIFHDDQHGTAIVTVAGLVNALKLIGKKMTEIKIVASGAGAAGIAIIKLLYSYGVRDIIMCDTKGAIYEGRPHGMNVVKAEVAKFTNRENLTGSLADVIKGADVFIGVSVAGALTKEMVASMNPDSIIFAMANPDPEIMPDEAKAAGAKVVGTGRSDFPNQVNNVLAFPGIFRGALDVRATHINEKMKVAAVEAIAGLISEDELNADYVIPAPFDPRVAPNVAAAVAKAAMETGVARIKVDPEDVKEKTQRLAIIGKSE, via the coding sequence TTGACTTTACGTGAAGAAGCATTACATATGCATCGAATTAATAAAGGAAAGTTAGAGTCGAAATCAAAAGTTCCAGTTCGAAATGCAAAGGATTTAAGTTTAGCCTATTCACCAGGTGTGGCAGAGCCATGTAAAGATATTTATGAAAAACCGGAAACAGTTTACGATTATACCATGAAAGGAAACATGGTCGCTGTGGTTTCCGATGGCACGGCTGTTCTGGGTCTCGGTAATATTGGCCCTGAAGCAGCGCTTCCTGTAATGGAGGGCAAGGCCGTTCTCTTTAAAAGCTTTGCTGGTGTTGATGCCTTTCCAATCTGTTTAAATACTACAGATGTAGACAAAATTGTTGAAACGGTTAAACTTCTTGAGCCGACCTTTGGGGGAGTAAATCTTGAAGATATTGCCGCACCAAATTGTTTTGTCATTGAGGAAAGATTGAAGAAGGAAGCGAATATTCCAATTTTTCATGATGACCAGCATGGAACAGCTATTGTTACGGTTGCAGGTCTTGTCAATGCCCTTAAATTGATTGGAAAGAAAATGACTGAAATAAAAATAGTTGCAAGCGGTGCAGGTGCAGCAGGGATTGCAATTATTAAGTTGTTATATAGCTATGGTGTAAGAGATATTATTATGTGTGATACTAAGGGTGCGATTTACGAAGGCCGCCCACATGGTATGAATGTGGTCAAAGCGGAAGTGGCGAAATTTACCAATCGCGAAAACTTAACGGGAAGTCTCGCAGATGTGATCAAAGGTGCCGATGTATTTATTGGAGTATCTGTTGCCGGAGCACTTACAAAAGAAATGGTAGCATCTATGAATCCAGATTCGATTATTTTTGCCATGGCCAACCCAGACCCAGAGATTATGCCTGATGAAGCAAAAGCAGCAGGGGCAAAAGTCGTTGGAACCGGCCGTTCTGATTTTCCAAACCAAGTAAACAATGTTCTTGCCTTCCCAGGAATTTTCCGTGGAGCACTTGATGTTCGTGCAACACATATTAACGAAAAAATGAAAGTTGCTGCAGTGGAAGCCATTGCCGGCTTAATTAGTGAGGATGAACTTAATGCAGACTATGTCATTCCAGCTCCTTTTGACCCAAGAGTAGCTCCAAATGTAGCTGCTGCTGTTGCAAAAGCAGCAATGGAAACTGGTGTAGCCCGAATTAAGGTAGATCCTGAGGATGTAAAAGAAAAAACACAGAGGCTCGCGATTATTGGCAAAAGTGAGTGA